The sequence below is a genomic window from Kitasatospora kifunensis.
GGTGGGTGGGACTGCGCGCCTGGGCAGGGGAGCTGACAGACTGAGCGGGAGCAGACCGCGACGCGAGGTGAGTGAGGTGGCCCGGGTGGGCAAGGGGAAGACGAAGGACGCGGCGCGGGACGACGCCGGGCGGACCACCGCCGAGATCGAGGCGAACATCGCGCGCACGCGGACCCAGCTGGCGGACACGCTGGACGAGCTGGCGATGCGGGTGCACCCGACCACGGTGGCGGCCCAGGTCCGGGCGAAGGCGCTGGCCTCGGTGGAGCAGCGGGCCGGGCGGTTCTACGTAGGCGTGAGCCGGGGCGTGGAGCAGCTGAAGGCCCAGTTCGTGGACGAGAAGGGGCAGCCGCGCAAGGAGCGGATCGTGCCCGCGGTGCTGGTCGGCGGCGGTGTGCTGCTGTTGGTCGCCTCGGCGCGCAAGCGCAAGCGCGACTGACCCGACCGGGCCGGCCGAGCTGATCGACCAGCTCGGCTCGTCCGGCCCGATCGTGGGCCAGCGCCACGGTGCGGGCCCGCGCCAGGTACGGTCTGGGCGTGAGCGTGAACGACGAGCAGAGCAAGCAGGCCGAGCAGCCGGTGTCCGCCGGGTTGCCCGAACACGGCCGACACGACCGGCTGGGCGAGAAGCTGCCGATCCGGATGCTGCACGACCGGGTGTTGGTCCGCCCCGAGGGGGAGGGCGAGCGCCGTTCGACCGGCGGCATCCTGATCCCCGCCACGGCCGAGCTGTCCAAGCGGTGCAGCTGGGCGGAGGCGGTGGCGGTGGGCCAGTCCGTGCGTGCGGTGGAGCCCGGCGACCGGGTGCTGTACGACCCGGAGGACAAGCTGGAGGTCGAGGTGCGCGGCGCGACCTACGTGCTGCTGCGCGAGCGCGACCTGCACGCGGTGGCCGCCGAGCGGCTGAAGGACACGGAGGGGTCGACGGGGCTGTACCTGTAGGACACCGCCGCCGCCGGCCGCGCGCCGTCGGCATGTGATGGGCCCTCACCTGATGCCAGGTGAGGGCCTCTCCTCGTTCGGGCTAAGCGGGGTGGCTGGGGTGGGGCGGCTGACTCACCGTGTGGAGTGTGGCGGACGCGTTCCGTCGACGACTCCCCAAGCCCCTGGAACAGGAGAAGTACCCTCATGCGTGCCCTTTGGACGGCTGCGGCGCTGACCGCGGCGATGAGCCTCACCTCGGCCGGTGCGGCGGCCGCGGCCGTCCCCACCCGGGACCCCGACGCGCTGCGGGTGGTGTCGACGCACATGGCCTCGCTGCCGATGACGGCGCCCGAATGGGCGGCGGACCCGGTGTTGCCCGCCTTGCCGATCACTCTGCCGACGGGTCTGCCGTCGCTGCCGATCAGCTTGCCGACCGGTCTGCCGACAAGTCTGCCCACCAGCCTGCCGACGGGTCTGCCGACCGGCCTCCCGTCACTGCCCGCGTTGCCGACCAGCCTGCCGACCGGGCTGCCGGACCTCGGTGCGCTGACCGCGTTGCTGAGTTCCCTGCTGAGCACGATCACCAACCTGCTGTCCAGCCTCGGGCTGCCGATCACGCTGCCCAGCCTGCCCAGTCTCTCCACCGCCGACTCGGCCTCCACCCAGAAGACGGTGGCGGGCCTGCAGCGGGTCGCGGACCAGCTGAACGCGGCGGTCTCGGCTGCCAAGGCGGGTGCTGCGCACTCGCACTGAGCCGACTCCGTCCTCGATGCCCCCGACGCTTCGCCGCGTCGGGGGCGTCGGCGCGTCCGGGTGAGTCTGCGGAAAAACCGCTGCCGCGGCCGGGGTGGGCCGCTACCGTGGTCTGACACAACTTCAGATCTGCTGCCAGCCCCGAACGAGACCCCGGACCCCCCGGGGGTCCATCGATCGGGGCTCTTGGGCGCGGCCCCGCTCGGAGCCGGCGCCGTTCTGCTCGCATGCGCGGTGGCAGCTTCGCCAAAAAGTCGACAAGGAGACATTTGATGAAAGCATCGGCCGGGCTCTACCTGGCCATCGCTCGCGGCGGCTTCCGCCGGTACTCCACCTACCGGGTGGCGACGTTGGCCGGGGCCTTCACCAACACCGTCTTCGGCTTCATCCTGGCCGCCACCTTCCTGGCCCTGTGGCGGGCCAAGCCGGGCCTGGGCGGCTACGACACCGGACAGGCCGTCACCTACATCTGGGTCAGCCAGGCTCTGCTGGTGACCGTCGCGGCCTGGGGCGGCGGTTTCCAGGACGACATCCAGGCGCGCTTTCGCACCGGCGACATCGCCGTCGACCTGTACCGCCCGGTGGACTTCCTCGGCTGGTGGTTGGCCGCCGAACTCGGTCGGGCGGCCTTCCAGCTGCTCACCCGCGGCATCGCCCCGCTGGCCGTCGGGGTGCTGGCCGGACAGGCCGTGCTGCCGCACTCGGTGCTGACCTGGCCGGTCTTCCTGCTCTCGGTGCTGCTCGCCGTGCTGGTCAGCTTCGGGCTGCGGTTCCTGGTCTCGGTGGCCGCCTTCTGGCTGCACGACGCGGAGGGGCTGCGGGCTCTGATGCTGGTGGTCTCGATGTTCATGTCCGGGATGCTGCTGCCGCTCACCCTCTTCCCCGAGGGCCTGCGCCAGGCGGCCCAGGCGCTGCCCTGGTCGGCCATCATCCAGGTGCCCTGTGACGTCTTCCTGGAGCG
It includes:
- a CDS encoding DUF3618 domain-containing protein, translated to MGKGKTKDAARDDAGRTTAEIEANIARTRTQLADTLDELAMRVHPTTVAAQVRAKALASVEQRAGRFYVGVSRGVEQLKAQFVDEKGQPRKERIVPAVLVGGGVLLLVASARKRKRD
- a CDS encoding GroES family chaperonin — encoded protein: MSAGLPEHGRHDRLGEKLPIRMLHDRVLVRPEGEGERRSTGGILIPATAELSKRCSWAEAVAVGQSVRAVEPGDRVLYDPEDKLEVEVRGATYVLLRERDLHAVAAERLKDTEGSTGLYL
- a CDS encoding ABC transporter permease, with translation MKASAGLYLAIARGGFRRYSTYRVATLAGAFTNTVFGFILAATFLALWRAKPGLGGYDTGQAVTYIWVSQALLVTVAAWGGGFQDDIQARFRTGDIAVDLYRPVDFLGWWLAAELGRAAFQLLTRGIAPLAVGVLAGQAVLPHSVLTWPVFLLSVLLAVLVSFGLRFLVSVAAFWLHDAEGLRALMLVVSMFMSGMLLPLTLFPEGLRQAAQALPWSAIIQVPCDVFLERYGDRPLTGRVLGELGFQLLWAVLLLAAGQLAQALATRKVVVQGG